Part of the Pseudomonas sp. Leaf58 genome is shown below.
GAGCGAGCGCGGCGAGATCTACGCCAAGTACGCCAAGCAGCTGGTTGACGCTGGCCACGCGTTCTACTGCTTCTGCACCGCCGAAGAGCTGGAGCAGATGCGCGCCGAGCAGCAAGCCCGCGGTGAGACCCCGCGTTACGACGGCCGCGCGCTGCTGCTGAGCGCCGAGGAAGTGCAGCGCCGCCTGGACGCTGGCGAGCCGCATGTGATCCGCATGAAGGTGCCGAGTGAAGGCATCTGCGTGGTGCCGGACATGCTGCGTGGCGATGTCGAAATCCCGTGGGACCGCATGGACATGCAGGTGCTGATGAAGAACGACGGCCTGCCGACGTACTTCCTGGCCAACGTGGTCGACGACCACCTGATGGGCATCACCCACGTGCTGCGTGGCGAAGAGTGGCTGCCGTCGGCACCCAAGCTGATCAAGCTGTACGAGTACTTCGGCTGGGAGCAACCCAAGCTGTGCTACATGCCGCTGCTGCGTAACCCGGACAAATCCAAGCTGTCCAAGCGCAAGAACCCGACCTCGGTGACCTTCTACGAGCGCATGGGCTTCATGCCCGAGGCCATGCTCAACTACCTGGGCCGCATGGGCTGGTCGATGCCCGACGAGCGCGAGAAGTTCTCCCTGGCGGAAATGGTCGAGCACTTCGACCTGTCGCGTATCTCGCTGGGTGGCCCGATCTTCGACATCGAGAAGCTGTCCTGGCTCAACGGCCAGTGGCTGCGCGAGCTGCCGGTCGAAGAATTCGCTGCGCGCTTGCAGAAGTGGGCGTTCAACAGTGACTACATGATGAAGATTGCCCCGCACGTGCAGGGCCGGGTAGAAACCTTCAGCCAGGTTGCCCCGCTGGGCGGGTTCTTCTTCGAAGGCGCGCTGAAACTGGACGCCAAGCTGTTCGAAAGCAAGAAACTGTCGGCCGACCAGGTACGCCAGGTGATCCAGCTGATTCTGTGGAAGCTCGAAAGCCTGCGCCAGTGGGAAAAAGAGCGCATCACCGGCTGTATCCAGGCCGTGGTCGAGGCGCTGGAGCTGAAACTGCGTGACGCCATGCCGCTGATGTTTGCCGCCATCACTGGTCAAGCCAGCTCGGTGTCGGTGCTCGATGCCATGGAAATCCTCGGCCCCGACCTGACTCGCTACCGTCTGCGCCAGGCCCTCGACCTGCTGGGTGGTGTATCGAAGAAAGAAAACAAAGAGTGGGAAAAGCTGCTGGCCTCGATTGCCTGACAGCTTTCCCAAGCAATAGCTGGACCTGTGGGAGCGGGTTCAGCCGTGAATGCCGTGGTACATGCACCATCGTATTCGCGGGTAAACCCGCCCCTACAGGGCAGGCCATTCAGGTTTTGCTGGGGCAGGGCGGTAAGTGATTGTTATCTGTGAAAAAACTTTTGAATATTTTCGAAATTTCGTTTGACAGCCCTGCAATCCGATCTTAATATGCGCCCCGTCCACAGCGATGAACGAAAACGAAACGCCAGGCACCCAGCCAGCGATTCGGTTCAAAGCGACATTGTGGGGCTATAGCTCAGCTGGGAGAGCGCCTGCATGGCATGCAGGAGGTCAGCGGTTCGATCCCGCTTAGCTCCACCAAATTCCGCTTAGCAGCCAAGGCTGATAAGCAAGACCGGGTCCAGCAACCGGGTCTTGAAGGTAAGAAGGTTCGTCCCCTTCGTCTAGTGGCCTAGGACACCGCCCTTTCACGGCGGTAACAGGGGTTCGAGTCCCCTAGGGGACGCCAGTTTTTCACAAGCGATGTTTCAGGATGTCGCTGGGCCGCGAGGCTAAAAATCTGGGGCTATAGCTCAGCTGGGAGAGCGCCTGCATGGCATGCAGGAGGTCAGCGGTTCGATCCCGCTTAGCTCCACCAATTTGCCGCGGTTCGCGTAAGCGGATCGGCACGAAGGTTACGTCCCCTTCGTCTAGTGGCCTAGGACACCGCCCTTTCACGGCGGTAACAGGGGTTCGAGTCCCCTAGGGGACGCCACTTTTTCCTGCGTTTTGCAGGGCTTAAAAGGCTCGTCGTTTACTGATGGGTCTTTTGTTTCGGGGCTATAGCTCAGCTGGGAGAGCGCCTGCATGGCATGCAGGAGGTCAGCGGTTCGATCCCGCTTAGCTCCACCAATTCTGCCAGGGTTCGCATAAGCGAATCTTTGCGAAGGTTATGTCCCCTTCGTCTAGTGGCCTAGGACACCGCCCTTTCACGGCGGTAACAGGGGTTCGAGTCCCCTAGGGGACGCCATTTTTACCCGCGTTTTGCGGGACTTTAAAGGCTCATTCGATTATTGAATGGGCCTTTTGTTTTTTCTCCCTTCCGAAAAATTTCGCCAGCGACAAACGGTCGCAGATTCTGCTTGCCAAAAAATATGATGGGAATAATATTTCGATCATCATATTTTGATTGGCGAGCGCCTGATGAGCGACAAAAAGAGCAGAACCCGCGAACGCATCCTCGAAGCGGCACGCAGTGCTTTGATCCAGCACGGCCCGGCCGAGCCCAGCGTTAGCCAGGTGATGGGAGCGGCCGGCCTGACCGTCGGTGGCTTCTACGCCCACTTCGACAGCAAGGACGAACTGATGCTCGAAGCGTTTCGCCAGTTGCTGGGTGAGCGTCGCGCCTTGCTCGCCCAGGTCGACCCCAGCCTCGATGGTGCAGGGCGGCGAGCGCTGGCCAGTGCCTTCTACTTGTCGCGCAAGCACCGCGATGCAGAAGTGCACGCCTGCCCGCTGCCCAACTCGCTGGGTGAGATGCAGCGCCTGCCGGAGGCCTTCCGCGAGGTACTGGCCGAGCACATCGAGCTGATGACCGCTGCCATGGTTGACCGCCCCGAGGATGCCGACAAGGCCTTGGCCGACCTGGCCTTGATGGTCGGAGGCCTGGCGCTGGCCCGTGCCCTGGGTGCCGGCGAGCTGTCTGATCGTATTCTGCGCGCCGCCAAGTCGGCGGTGCTTTAACCCTGGAGCATGGCAATGACTACCCTGAACTGGATTCGTGGTGTCAACGGCACCCTGGGCCGCCTGGCCCCCGAGCATGTCGCGGGCAAGATGCGCCGTGCGTTCATGACCCCGCGCAACCTGCCGCCGCGGCACTGGGAGTTACCGCTGCTGGCCAGCGCCGAGCGCATTACCCTGCGCTTTGGTTTGTCTGCCCTGCGTTGGGGCCAGGGCCCAACCGTGCTGCTGATGCACGGCTGGGAAGGCCGCCCGACCCAGTTTGCCGCCTTGATCCAGACGTTGGTTCAGGCTGGGCATACCGTGGTATCGCTGGAAGGGCCGGGGCATGGCCATTCACCGGGGGCGCAGGCGCATGTGGTGCTGTTTGCCCGGGCGTTGTTGGAGGCCGCCGCCGAGTTGCCGCCGCTGCGTGCGGTGATTGGCCATTCGATGGGTGGGGCCAGTGTGCTGCTGGCCTTGCAGATGGGGCTGCGTGCGGAGGCGGCGGTGAGCATTGCTGCACCGGCGCAGTTACTCGGTGTGTTGCGTGGTTTTGCCCATCGCCTGGGGTTGCCAACGCGGGCAAGGGCGGCGTTCATTCGCCAGGTGGAGCGCGATGTGGGCATGCAGATTGCGCGGCTGGATGTCAGTGGCTACCAGCTGGAGCTGCCGGGGCTGGTGGTGCATGCCGCCGATGATGCGCTGGTGCCGGCCGGCGAGGCCAAGGTTATTCACAAGGCCTGGTTCGATAGCCGGCTGCTGCTGCTGGATGAGGGGGGGCACCAGCGGGTGCTGGCTGACCCGCGGCTGAGCGAAGCAGTGCTCGAATTGCTGGCGCGTGCTGCTGCGCCGGCA
Proteins encoded:
- a CDS encoding alpha/beta fold hydrolase, with protein sequence MTTLNWIRGVNGTLGRLAPEHVAGKMRRAFMTPRNLPPRHWELPLLASAERITLRFGLSALRWGQGPTVLLMHGWEGRPTQFAALIQTLVQAGHTVVSLEGPGHGHSPGAQAHVVLFARALLEAAAELPPLRAVIGHSMGGASVLLALQMGLRAEAAVSIAAPAQLLGVLRGFAHRLGLPTRARAAFIRQVERDVGMQIARLDVSGYQLELPGLVVHAADDALVPAGEAKVIHKAWFDSRLLLLDEGGHQRVLADPRLSEAVLELLARAAAPAWQSA
- a CDS encoding TetR/AcrR family transcriptional regulator codes for the protein MSDKKSRTRERILEAARSALIQHGPAEPSVSQVMGAAGLTVGGFYAHFDSKDELMLEAFRQLLGERRALLAQVDPSLDGAGRRALASAFYLSRKHRDAEVHACPLPNSLGEMQRLPEAFREVLAEHIELMTAAMVDRPEDADKALADLALMVGGLALARALGAGELSDRILRAAKSAVL
- the gltX gene encoding glutamate--tRNA ligase; protein product: MTTVRTRIAPSPTGDPHVGTAYIALFNYCFAKQHGGEFILRIEDTDQLRSTRESEQQIFDALRWLGIEWNEGPDVGGPHGPYRQSERGEIYAKYAKQLVDAGHAFYCFCTAEELEQMRAEQQARGETPRYDGRALLLSAEEVQRRLDAGEPHVIRMKVPSEGICVVPDMLRGDVEIPWDRMDMQVLMKNDGLPTYFLANVVDDHLMGITHVLRGEEWLPSAPKLIKLYEYFGWEQPKLCYMPLLRNPDKSKLSKRKNPTSVTFYERMGFMPEAMLNYLGRMGWSMPDEREKFSLAEMVEHFDLSRISLGGPIFDIEKLSWLNGQWLRELPVEEFAARLQKWAFNSDYMMKIAPHVQGRVETFSQVAPLGGFFFEGALKLDAKLFESKKLSADQVRQVIQLILWKLESLRQWEKERITGCIQAVVEALELKLRDAMPLMFAAITGQASSVSVLDAMEILGPDLTRYRLRQALDLLGGVSKKENKEWEKLLASIA